From one Brevundimonas sp. PAMC22021 genomic stretch:
- the mscL gene encoding large-conductance mechanosensitive channel protein MscL: MGLLSEFREFAVKGNVVDLAVGVIIGAAFNGIVKSLVDQVVMPPIGLMTGGIDFSELEWVLRPENPATAEIEKVAIQYGAFLNTVIQFLIVAWVVFLMVKGINTLRRREAAKPDPAPSAPTATESLLIEIRDELRQRPGA, from the coding sequence ATGGGCCTGCTGTCCGAGTTCCGCGAGTTCGCCGTCAAGGGCAATGTCGTCGACCTGGCGGTCGGCGTCATCATCGGCGCGGCCTTCAACGGCATCGTCAAGAGCCTGGTCGATCAGGTGGTCATGCCTCCGATCGGCCTGATGACCGGCGGCATCGATTTCTCGGAGCTGGAATGGGTGCTGCGGCCAGAGAACCCGGCGACCGCCGAGATCGAAAAGGTCGCGATCCAGTACGGCGCCTTTCTGAACACGGTGATCCAGTTCCTGATCGTGGCCTGGGTCGTGTTCCTGATGGTCAAGGGGATCAACACCCTGCGCAGGCGCGAGGCGGCCAAGCCCGACCCGGCGCCTTCGGCCCCTACCGCGACCGAGTCGCTGCTGATCGAAATCCGAGACGAACTGCGCCAGCGTCCCGGCGCCTGA
- a CDS encoding peptide MFS transporter → MTTTDGGALTPRKTFLGHPRGLVILFFTEMWERFSYYGMRALLVLYLTQHFLFGPAEAQGIYAAYAALVYLMPVIGGMIADKYLGQRKAVIIGAVLLVLGHFTMAFEGSGGRERLTIGETTYDIQVEGRDQNRRMFAVNGDERVQIAISPEGVSTVGAEPSAANAADAAAAAVGTGLGTPPTGALDPATQAAPQASAQAGFPAFTATGGYSLETTRDTAMGEPVLFLALSLIIMGVGFLKANISTVVGALYEENDPRRDGGFTIFYVGINLGSFLATAACSYLGFTYGWAYGFGLAGIGMLLGLLTFVLGQGWLEGRGGPPVPLKGRSILGVPVEAFFWIAGLICVIPVWLLMQRHEIIETLLPWIAGIIFAAVVGYTVLKLKGVERSRMLVAQVLIFFSVLFWALFEQAGSSLTLFADQSTQMPSWFNAGYTQMFNPGVIIIGGPIMAALWVWLAKRKLEPSTPVKFSFGLMFVGLGFLVLTFAASNLANDAFRVPLTFLFLTYVFHTIGELCLSPVGLSMITKLSLARVVGMMMGVWFLSSSVAHIVAGLIAQATATDTVAGVVTSPQLALETYASIFGTIGWTGVGVGVFLLVLSPLLKKGMAGIH, encoded by the coding sequence TTGACGACAACGGATGGGGGGGCGCTGACGCCTCGAAAGACCTTCCTGGGTCACCCTCGGGGGCTGGTGATCCTGTTCTTCACCGAGATGTGGGAGCGGTTCTCCTACTACGGGATGCGGGCGCTGCTGGTGCTGTATCTGACGCAGCACTTCCTGTTCGGCCCGGCCGAGGCGCAGGGCATCTACGCCGCCTACGCGGCGCTGGTCTATCTGATGCCGGTGATCGGGGGCATGATCGCCGACAAGTATCTGGGGCAGCGCAAGGCCGTCATCATCGGCGCGGTGCTGCTTGTGTTGGGCCATTTCACCATGGCGTTCGAAGGCTCCGGCGGGCGTGAGCGCCTGACTATCGGCGAGACCACCTACGACATCCAGGTCGAAGGCCGCGATCAGAACCGCCGCATGTTCGCGGTCAACGGCGACGAGCGCGTTCAGATCGCCATCTCTCCCGAAGGCGTCTCCACCGTCGGCGCAGAGCCGTCGGCCGCGAACGCCGCCGACGCGGCCGCCGCCGCTGTCGGCACGGGCCTGGGCACGCCGCCGACCGGCGCGTTGGATCCCGCGACGCAGGCCGCTCCGCAGGCCTCCGCCCAGGCCGGCTTCCCCGCGTTCACCGCCACCGGCGGCTATTCGCTGGAGACGACCCGCGACACGGCGATGGGCGAACCGGTGCTTTTCCTGGCGCTTTCGCTGATCATCATGGGAGTGGGATTTCTGAAGGCCAACATCTCGACCGTGGTGGGCGCTCTTTACGAAGAGAACGATCCCCGTCGTGACGGCGGCTTCACCATCTTCTACGTCGGCATCAACCTCGGCTCGTTCCTGGCCACGGCCGCATGTTCGTATCTGGGCTTCACCTATGGCTGGGCCTATGGCTTCGGGTTGGCCGGCATCGGCATGCTGCTGGGTCTGCTCACCTTTGTGCTGGGTCAAGGCTGGCTTGAGGGACGCGGCGGCCCCCCTGTTCCGCTGAAGGGGCGTTCCATCCTGGGCGTGCCGGTCGAGGCCTTTTTCTGGATCGCCGGCCTGATCTGCGTGATTCCCGTATGGCTCCTGATGCAGCGTCACGAGATCATCGAGACCCTGCTGCCGTGGATCGCAGGGATCATCTTCGCCGCCGTTGTCGGCTACACCGTGCTGAAGCTGAAGGGCGTCGAGCGGAGCCGCATGCTGGTGGCGCAGGTGCTGATCTTCTTCTCGGTGCTGTTCTGGGCGCTGTTCGAGCAGGCGGGTTCATCCCTGACCTTGTTCGCGGATCAATCGACCCAGATGCCGTCCTGGTTCAACGCCGGCTACACGCAGATGTTCAACCCTGGCGTGATCATCATCGGCGGCCCGATCATGGCTGCGCTGTGGGTCTGGCTGGCCAAGCGCAAGCTCGAGCCCTCGACCCCGGTCAAGTTCTCGTTCGGCCTGATGTTCGTGGGGCTCGGCTTTCTGGTTCTGACCTTCGCCGCGAGCAACCTGGCCAACGACGCCTTCCGGGTGCCGCTGACCTTCCTGTTCCTGACCTACGTCTTCCACACGATCGGCGAGCTGTGCCTGTCGCCCGTGGGCCTGTCGATGATCACCAAGCTGTCCCTGGCTAGGGTGGTGGGCATGATGATGGGCGTGTGGTTCCTGTCCAGTTCGGTGGCGCACATCGTGGCCGGCCTCATCGCCCAGGCGACCGCAACCGACACCGTGGCCGGCGTGGTGACCAGCCCGCAACTGGCGCTGGAGACCTATGCTTCCATCTTCGGCACCATCGGCTGGACCGGCGTCGGCGTCGGCGTCTTCCTGCTGGTGCTTTCTCCGCTGCTGAAGAAGGGCATGGCGGGCATCCACTGA
- the rpsA gene encoding 30S ribosomal protein S1, which yields MTDTLSPSRDDFAALLDEQLQGRDLGEGQVVHGRVVGIEKDIVIIDVGLKTEGRIAMREFGQGEGAVLPKLGDNVEVYLERVENALGEAVISRDKARREEAWTRLEGVFAEGQPVNGAIVGRVKGGFTVDLGGASAFLPGSQVDIRPVRDVGPLMGKEQPFAILKMDRPRGNIVVSRRAILEEARAEQRTELVGQLQEGEVREGVVKNITDYGAFVDLGGIDGLLHVTDMSWKRVSHPSQVLNVGDTVKVQIVKINPDTQRISLGMKQLQSDPWDGVEAKYPVGAKYTGRITNITDYGAFVELEAGVEGLVHVSEMSWTKKNVHPGKIVSTSQEVDVVVLDVDSSKRRISLGLKQAQDNPWDAFVANHPIGSTVEGEVKNATEFGLFIGLDNDIDGMVHLSDLDWNVSGEEAIQRYRKGETVKAKVLDVDVEKERVSLGIKQLGGDPIGEGDTYRRGQQITVTVSSIETGGIEVKFGEDDAPVSAFVRKSDLSRDRNEQRPERFAVGDRVDAMITAVDKASRRISVSIKALEMKDEQEAIEQFGSSDSGASLGDILGAALKNAGNKE from the coding sequence ATGACCGACACTCTCTCCCCCTCGCGCGACGATTTCGCCGCGCTGCTCGACGAACAACTGCAGGGCCGCGATCTCGGCGAAGGCCAGGTCGTCCACGGCCGCGTCGTCGGCATCGAAAAGGACATCGTCATCATCGACGTGGGCCTGAAGACCGAAGGCCGCATCGCCATGCGCGAGTTCGGCCAGGGCGAAGGCGCCGTTCTGCCCAAGCTGGGCGACAACGTCGAAGTCTACCTCGAGCGCGTCGAGAACGCCCTGGGTGAAGCGGTCATCAGCCGCGACAAGGCTCGCCGCGAGGAAGCCTGGACCCGTCTGGAAGGCGTGTTCGCCGAAGGCCAGCCGGTCAACGGCGCCATCGTCGGCCGCGTCAAGGGCGGCTTCACCGTCGATCTGGGCGGCGCCTCGGCCTTCCTGCCGGGCTCGCAGGTCGACATCCGTCCCGTGCGCGACGTCGGTCCGCTGATGGGCAAGGAACAGCCCTTCGCCATCCTGAAGATGGACCGTCCGCGCGGCAACATCGTCGTGTCGCGTCGCGCCATCCTGGAAGAAGCCCGCGCCGAACAGCGCACCGAGCTGGTCGGCCAGCTGCAAGAGGGCGAAGTCCGCGAAGGCGTGGTCAAGAACATCACCGACTACGGCGCGTTCGTGGATCTGGGCGGCATCGACGGCCTGCTGCACGTCACCGACATGAGCTGGAAGCGCGTGTCGCACCCGTCGCAGGTCCTGAACGTCGGCGACACGGTCAAGGTGCAGATCGTCAAGATCAACCCGGACACCCAGCGCATCAGCCTCGGCATGAAGCAGCTGCAGTCGGACCCCTGGGACGGCGTGGAAGCCAAATACCCGGTCGGCGCCAAGTACACGGGCCGCATCACCAACATCACCGACTACGGCGCCTTTGTGGAGCTGGAAGCCGGTGTCGAGGGCCTGGTGCACGTCTCGGAAATGTCCTGGACCAAGAAGAACGTCCATCCGGGCAAGATCGTCTCCACCTCGCAGGAAGTGGATGTGGTCGTGCTGGACGTCGACAGCTCCAAGCGCCGCATCTCGCTGGGCCTGAAGCAGGCTCAGGACAATCCGTGGGATGCGTTCGTCGCCAACCACCCGATCGGCTCGACCGTCGAGGGCGAAGTCAAGAACGCCACCGAGTTCGGCCTGTTCATCGGCCTGGACAACGACATCGACGGCATGGTGCACCTGTCGGACCTGGACTGGAACGTCTCGGGCGAGGAAGCCATCCAGCGTTACCGCAAGGGCGAAACCGTCAAGGCGAAGGTGCTGGACGTCGACGTCGAGAAGGAACGCGTCTCGCTGGGCATCAAGCAGCTGGGCGGCGATCCGATCGGCGAAGGCGACACCTATCGTCGCGGCCAGCAGATAACCGTCACCGTCTCGTCGATCGAGACCGGCGGCATCGAGGTCAAGTTCGGTGAGGACGACGCGCCGGTGTCGGCCTTTGTCCGCAAGTCCGATCTGTCGCGTGACCGCAACGAGCAACGTCCGGAACGCTTCGCCGTCGGCGACCGCGTCGATGCGATGATCACCGCCGTGGACAAGGCCTCGCGCCGCATCTCGGTGTCGATCAAGGCGCTGGAGATGAAGGACGAACAGGAAGCCATCGAACAGTTCGGGTCGTCGGACTCGGGCGCCTCGCTGGGCGACATCCTGGGCGCCGCGCTGAAGAACGCCGGCAACAAGGAGTAA
- a CDS encoding GNAT family N-acetyltransferase, translating to MIVREVRADDYPALNRLHASVGWPQRSMDGWRWLADNPARREIDAPEGWVIVDAGDRPCAMLGNLIQRFVLDGRRLHGATGFSIIVPPQHKGASRPLIQAFLDQPGVFAHYTLNANARSAALYGRLGMRPWPEQTHALILSWTIDPIACFRGRLLRRAYGQTSAEAAEQIGERLMNPRLLQPEHLRLPRDVVEISDVSEGSPYGEFWRALSRQGALVADRGAEMMRWRLADPDLPHRPLLLGRIEDGRLTGTALAMTAKTSIIDPPSLEIIDLQALAGADAIPLLTRTLIRNARALGAAKVRLQALTPELLQTLGRVGRAARREGGWGHGHAAFREESLAPLWRPTPLDGDYLVCNRPVPSAQERRQAQRRATTGRVSKA from the coding sequence ATGATCGTGCGGGAGGTTCGCGCCGACGACTACCCGGCCCTTAACCGGCTGCATGCGTCGGTCGGCTGGCCTCAGCGATCAATGGACGGCTGGCGCTGGCTGGCCGACAATCCGGCGCGGCGCGAGATCGATGCGCCCGAGGGCTGGGTGATCGTCGATGCGGGGGACCGGCCGTGCGCCATGCTGGGCAATCTGATCCAGCGGTTCGTGCTGGACGGGCGCAGGCTGCATGGCGCGACGGGCTTTTCGATCATCGTCCCGCCGCAGCACAAGGGCGCCAGCCGCCCCCTGATCCAGGCCTTTCTGGATCAGCCCGGCGTGTTCGCCCACTACACCCTGAACGCCAATGCTCGCTCGGCCGCGCTCTACGGCCGGCTGGGAATGCGACCCTGGCCCGAGCAGACCCACGCGTTGATACTGTCGTGGACCATCGACCCGATCGCCTGCTTCCGCGGCCGACTGCTCCGGCGCGCCTATGGCCAGACATCGGCGGAGGCGGCAGAGCAGATCGGCGAGCGGCTGATGAACCCCCGGCTGTTACAGCCTGAGCATCTGCGGCTGCCCCGCGACGTGGTGGAGATCAGCGATGTGTCGGAAGGCTCGCCCTATGGCGAGTTCTGGCGGGCCCTGTCCAGGCAAGGGGCGCTGGTCGCGGATCGCGGCGCCGAGATGATGCGCTGGCGTCTGGCCGATCCCGACCTGCCGCACCGTCCGTTGCTGCTGGGCCGGATCGAGGACGGGCGGCTGACCGGGACCGCCCTGGCGATGACCGCCAAGACCAGCATCATCGATCCGCCCAGCCTGGAGATCATCGACCTTCAGGCGCTGGCGGGCGCCGACGCCATTCCGCTGCTGACGCGGACGCTGATCCGCAACGCCCGAGCCTTGGGCGCGGCCAAGGTGCGGCTGCAGGCGCTGACGCCGGAACTGCTGCAGACGCTGGGCCGCGTGGGTCGAGCGGCCCGGCGCGAGGGAGGCTGGGGCCACGGCCACGCCGCCTTCCGCGAAGAGAGCCTGGCGCCTCTGTGGCGACCGACGCCGCTGGACGGCGACTATCTGGTCTGCAACCGCCCGGTTCCGTCGGCGCAGGAGCGGCGACAAGCGCAGCGTCGCGCGACCACCGGCCGGGTGTCCAAGGCCTGA